aatgaagaggaaatgATGGACCACTTTTTTCTACTATGCCGCCGTTTTGGGTCAGTTTATAGAATATTTTTTGAGATGCCGACAGGAGTAGGTTGGATTCACCATTGATTACTCCAAGCCTTTTATTGGAGTTGGTCATTTTGGGGCAAGCCAAAAGTGCTAATACGATGCGTTACTCAAACTGATTGACTATGCTGCTAGCgctacagataaaaaaaaatctgttccTTTTCGATCATTTTCCCATGGCAATTTGAATCCCTTTGCCTTTTTTCCTGTTTATTCACTTTGTGCCtgactcatttctttttttttatggaacATGTGTTTGCATTTTCCTTCATTATTGACAGCGTGGCAAATTCGCCTCGTAGGTATGAGCCAGTCATACACTAGGtgacaaaataaaacaaatgaaaTCCCTGTAACTCGGCTCGTACCGGGTGtattgtaaaaataaaaaaaggaaaagtagtATGTGAAAAACTGGCCGTAGAATCTCCCCCCACAGCAAACGGGAGCTTCTAGGGGCTGTGCTctcaacaccaaaaaaaaaaaacggtgccaaaagtgtaTCTGGAGCGGCCGTTCACACATAGATGCGCTCTACACATAACAAACTGCAACCAGCGGCGACTTACGACGTGTAGCCCTTAGTaccagcatgcgctgcccacAGAGGCCCTTCTCATCAAtgccgtcactacgcacgagccttgttgtggtcacaTACCGTGGCCGCGctgcaggaaacttggttacttagcatgcgcatgtttactacaaataatattgctcctaaacatgctagccttgcttcgtgaAACATTCGAATTATTCGCTATCGAATTTATTGCTTTGCCCTTTTGGTgaaactgtgattttttatttactttatttgcatgTTTCTCGATTTTTAGGTCACTCAAAGATGCTCGATTTTCCGCTCACAACCCACGACGATGACACCAACACTGGAATTTGTGCAGAACGAGCTCTTTAACCCTATCGCGTTAAAATTCGTCCTGGTTCGAGGATCGAACCCAGGTCCTACATCTTTTCGGGGCGGTCGCTCTACCAACGGGTGGTTGTCTATTTTCCCTTTTCTAACCCttccaccaccttgcaggtctCTGCAGAACAAGTTTGCATTACATATCATCAATATATTGTCAAAACCGGTATCATTATACGTGGGTTCGATTGTATGTACATGCATACAAACGCACACACTAACTTACATAAAGTATGATTGAACCCCCCTCCCCTCGGAAAACAAAATTCTGGCTACATCATAGCCTGTCGCCATAACTAATGGGGACGAAATTGACTCCGATTTTCGTGGTCTTGCACACCCTAGTGTGGCAATAATATGTTGTCATTGTTTACTTTTTTTGGCCCGGGTAATTTCTTTAGACGCACACATGCAGTAGGCAACAAAAGTTTTCGGAGCGCGACATTTGCGGAAAATCTGTATGAGGTCTCGCTGGCCTTTATATAATTGAAAGTTCCAGCCTGTAGTATATATTTTAGAAGTACAGAGCAATTGCTCAAATTAAAGCAGTTGACGAGGAACATGTGTCACGTTCATAGGCGTGCGCGGGGTTTTCCACCAGgggaaaagggaggggggggggtcaaattTCACCACAGCGGCCACCCTTCCGTACACATCCGCCCAGCTCCTGAGCTCAGTGGATGGAAAATTTTAAATGCAGGGCTGATATGTTTTGTTTTCCGCAAAGGTCAGCCATTAACTGCTCGCTTTCGGGAGTAAAGGCGTCGAGTAAAAGTTTCCTTGAATGCAGACGATCTTGATCACTATAcctcgtaaaaaaaaagaattagtcATAGCTATAACCCAGCgtataaaaaaaaagtaagaatgaCATGGAGGTTCCGACCGAGTGAAGATATGGGGCAGAATACGATTCGGTCGGCGGCTTCCTCCCACTGCGCGCGCACACATATAGTcgcgttatcttttcaccctgaTGCACAACGTGCAACAGAAACATGCTCCTCCCCACGCAGTCTCACACTGTGGGGAAGCCGAGACTAAGTGTAAAATGTGAAGGGGATGATTTCACGAAAAGTCGGTTACCAATGTCCCAGACTGAGAAGATTATCTGGCGCCGACTCCAAACGGGCACCTTGATGTCCCCCTATATACACTCTAAATTTCACCCGCATGACACCTCATTGTCGCCTCTACTCGAGTCCCCGAGCTGACTTTCATCATACATATAGAAATCGTCCAAACACGCCGAATCCCCCCTTTGCGGGGGCTGAGCGACAGGGGCGATGAGGGACTGCCCTGTACTGCTCACGACTGGACGACCAACTCCGGATCGTACGCTGGACCTAAGGGGTCGTCGAAGCGTACGGGCCACCTGGAGACCCAGGCCACCTGGGGGCTCGTAGTCTTCTTTTTCCCTGACCCCATTTCCCTCCCTCACCTGACCCATTCTTGGTGACATTAAagttttttcttcctcctccGCCTCCTGCTCCTCGGTTACCCAGGCGGGCTGCGAGTCTCATGCGCTCTCCTACTTAATTTCTTTTTTAATGGAAACAAGTCTCTCATATTTTGTTTTGTGGTTGTAGTTGTTTCATCTCATAAGGCACATACCGACATTGAAAGTtgacttatcttttcaccctgaTGCTCCTCGTGAAACAGAAATATGCTTCTCCCCACAAAGTCTCACACTGTGGGAAAGCCGAGACTATGTGCAAAGGGGACAATTTCACGAAAAGTTCGCTTGCCAAGGCTGGCTGCGGGCCTCATGCTCTCTCCTACTTACTTTCTTCCTTCGTGGTAACAATTAAGTATCTTAAATTTTgttttgtggttgttgttgttctaTCTTATAAGGCACACACCAACACTGGAAATTTACTTCATCTTTACTCATCGTCTACTAACAGCATCGAGAAGGAGCCACTCCACTGCCGCGAAAGGCAGTTATTGTAGCTTTCTCTACAAATAAATCTCTTCCTGTTATAATAAAATTTTAAATAGTTATCTTCGTGCGGACCGTACGCTACTGTCACTTGTCATGGAGGGCTCGTCGTTTTCGTCGTCGGCTTTACTGGCTAAATTCACAATTCTGAAGTTACGACTACTAATAACACCTCTTCAAACTCAATCTGTCTGGAATCAAAATAAGCATGcagttattattttttattttatttttgttttgttttatgcaACCACGAGGACGTTTTCTTCGCCATTAAGGAGTTTATTGTAGAGGCTGAAAGAATGGTGCGTTAAATTGTGCTGGCCATAATTTTTAATGACTGATAACTTGCTATTCAAATTAATATATTATTTAGCTGTCGGGGTCCAGTAAGGATACTCTACCGAATATTATGGGAAAATTCGCTCTCTACATGGCCAATTACCTGTATTGGGTACGAGCCATCGGCTGAGGATGGTGAAGAAGAGACGTGTGCGGTTGGCGGCGCGTGCAAACAGCGGCGGGTCGGTACAATGCGTCGCTCGCACTGGGTTCTTCGTCGCCCTGGCAGCCCCTTCACAGCCCGCCTATGAACCCGGACGGCAGGAACAGGCTGACCGAGTTTAGCCGCAACTTCAACGGGTCGTCTATGTACGCCTCCTATGTGACGGCCTGGAACAGAGTGGTAAGGTGTGGAGCAGACCCAGCCATTCATTTTAAGGGAGAGGGGGGTCTGACTTTTGTTTTTAGTAGTTGCTATCATCACAAGAACTCCATCACAGCATAAATACCTTTACGTGACCAGGATTAGGGGACATAAGAGTTAATCAGTAACTCTAAAGGACATCTGCATGTAGCGCCACTTCTGGTCAGCCAAAGCGCCTGCCTGCCGTAACTGAAAGGAAAATAATCGAGAAAACAGTCATATTATTGAAATAATTAGCTAGTTATCGAAAACGACTCCCAGTTCTATACAGCACAGACTTTTTTGAACAGTCTGAGAAATTTACAGCGTCGCACTATAATCCACGAGGCTTCCTAGAGTCCTTATATAATATTGAACAATGGGATCCCATGCATTTCTACTGGCGCTGTTCAATTGTCCCGGGAATCCACACGCTTTGTAATGTGACACAGCATTTTTACCCAAATGTGTCAGTGGGTATCTCCTGCGTATAACCCGGGGTCGTTTTTCATAAGTACTTTTTTTCACGAGATATGATTTTTCTCACCAATTTCCCATTCAGTTACGGCAGGCTGACGTTCCTGCCGCCAAGAGATGgcgccaggacgggagtattgcgaaccaagaccacttatcgagccaaatacgaacgGGTcagaaggggtagacatggtatgcagtgcgtgtggagaggaggaggaaactgccgaacacttgataatgctctgtaaagggcttgaccctatagttcaggctgatgacgcagagtttttcaaagcactggggtttagggagagGGATGGTaaaatagattttaagcgggtagaaattaactagaaaaaggttatctgattggtggctataatcaaggcacgagtgaaaattaaatctttCACTGCAAATACCAGCCCTTAACTTCACTATTCACTATTTAGAGGGGGAAATAAAAAGAgttaaatctagtttttgttcactGGGTATTActgctaggtggcgtgagccgccgcccgatctaaatggtacagccatatcaacaCATCCATCCATCGCAATTCCTGGGAATGATTCGAACAGTGGTCCCACTCATTTGTTGATAGGAGGTGGATGACAAGGAAGGAAGGGGGGCGGGGGTGCTGACACAGGCCTTGGAGGAAGGGCCCCTGCCACCCGCTCTCCTCGCTGGATTCTCCACTGGGTAAGGCCCACCGGTGACTCGGATCTTACAGCGAATCTAATTGAACCCActgcaggagccatcaatgcGAATTGAATGCAGCCGATAGGAAAGGCACCCACCTCGCGCGTGTTAAAGTCATCATAGTTAAAAATACGTCGCAATATAAATTCAAGCCTCTTTACGTGCGTCCAAACTGCAGCATGTATGCCTCTATGCCTGAAAAAAAAGCTCACGTCGCGATCCACATTCGAAACTGTGATCTGCTGCAAAGTAGTACAACACGTACCTGCTTTTGCAGGTCTTGTGCTACGAGGGGTCCTCGTCTGGCCCGCAAGGCGGCAGTCGCAGCATGGACAGGCAGGTGACAGCTATCCGCAACTTCTTCCGGCGGTTGTTCTCCCGCAACAATGATGTCGCCGCACCTGCCGAACGCAATGCGGACGACGCTGAATCTGTGGCCGGTGGCACTGCAAGCCACGTGAGTGTTGTGATGTCACACGCAAAACTGAAGATCTACCTCTCCCAgagggatattttttttttttagggaagACTCGGCGATCGCGCATATATACGTGCGTGTACACCCACGCCAATCGTGCTGGTTTGCTACTGGTTCCAGTAGTGTTAGCACGTGCCCAGCAGCTTCTGGAACCAGTTGATGCTTCTGGAACCAATAGGCAATGGAAGCAGTATTCTATAGCTGCAAGTTACCACGAAGCATCGCCGGTTGTCGGCAAACTTGTGAGTGAACGTCATGGAGAATACCTTCTAAAAACACGCTGGCAATAAGCAAAATTCCAGCTGCATATTTATTTATGCACCTGGGGGCGTAGTGCCCTAAGAGCCCACCCCTCCTCCCCCGAAATTCAGATGAACGGGAGTGTTTTATTgagaataaataatgaaaataggattttcaaggccttcaacgAGTGCCcacctccgaaaaaaaaaattgctggctaAGGGCATGCCTTATGAGCTCACATCACGGCAACGTTTCAACTGTGGTTGCAGCGTTCGCTATCGGCTTTCGTAACAACGTGTAAGGAACGTTACATATTAATTTCTACGACATAACTATTGCCTGACCCGGGGGAAATATGATGTAAACCATTCCTCCCTCTATGCACGTCATCGCACAATAACGTGCACTTCATTTCGCCAAAACAGACGTCTTCGATCTAACCTGAGTAGCGTCGTAACTCCATGGGGTGTCTCTGTAGTCGACGTGCCTAGTAATTCCACGACCAATCCCGTCACCAGGAGGCCGCGGATGGAGAGGGTACCATGAGTCCCTTCCACCTCCAAATTGTTGCTTCCTCAGATTTGGTATACTTCTCACATAGTTAACGAAAGACATTCCCCGCTATGGGCCTGCCCACGACATGCACAAAACTACTCAGGATGTACAAGAATCTGTCTAACTCGCAAATCCCAGAGATCTGccgcattttttttcctttttaaaaTCGTGCTGCATAATCATTGAGACACCCTCTAAATATATAAAGCGCGCACGAGCATCGTTATAACCTTTATAAAGTATTGCGGTTCCCCAcccccaccgaaaaaaaaaaaaattctggctacgttCCTGGCAGCAACCAACGCGTGCAGATTGCACAGTACTTTCCTTTTCACCTGTTAATATtattacggtgcatcatcgacataAGCAAGTGTGGCACTTTACGAAGATGACGAAGTCGCCTGCGCTTTAAGCGCTCTCGCGAGAGGCAACTCaaccatcttgttcggctgcagATTCTCTGTTGACGCTACAATATAAACCTAtatctcgccccgtcacaatgTTGTGAACAGTATAAGGACCTCTTTTACATTTttaattcatttttatttttactttattatcttctttttttctgcaggcAAACGCTGCTAGCAAGCATGACGAGCAGCTGGGAGATCACAAGGATCCCCGCGATGACCACAAAAAACAAGTTGCGAGACCAACGCAGCTGAAAAGTCCTTTCACGCACAGTCTGAAATGCGGAAAATTCTAGCTTCAGTCGGCATTGCTTCCAAAGCAGTTTGCGATTTATATCGCTCCTTGTCGCGCGTTGCACCTGCAGAGCTCAAGTCAAAACTGCCGCCGTTACGATTACCTACGGCCGTTCTTAGATGGCGCGGCATGTCTAATAAAAAAATTTTGATTAATTTTTTGTATATTATGCTGGCGTATTTCAATAAATCTTTCCGAGTGAAAAGTTTTTATATTTGTTTTCACAAGTTAAATGAAGTCGGGTTTTTTAACtctttaataaacttgactttaTACGAAACCAATAAAACTGTTACCGTGTATTTAGATTTAGACAACGCGCGAACAGCGATTACTCGCGGCGTACAACCGCGATTAATGTTTTTGCTCAAGAAGTTACTGATGCTTCAACATCGTGCACGTTAATATCTCAAAAACGAGGCAGGATTCTGAATGGAAAGGAGTGACTACGCAGCACAGTGTCGCGAGCTGCCGGGATCCGTGAAGGTTGCATCATGAGCCAAGTGGACGATCTCGCTGAAAGGTTCGCGCAGCAGAGTATCATAGTTAACAGAAGCTGGCTGCAAGCTTGTGCCCGACATGTTCAGGAGGAAAGCGCCGCTCCCGAGCAAAGAACGACATTTGGCGGCGACGTGTACAAGCAGGTCTACTACCAGTTGCTCGTGACAAATCTATGGGAGTTGGGGATGGCTTGCCTGCCGGAGAGCGCACTCACCGCTCACAAGCTTATGctcaagggctcattttttctcCAAGTGGATTGCGTGCGAGACATTAGTCAGCCGGCGTACTCTCAGCTGCTTAAAATCACGAAAGCCGAGAATCCCAACACCGTCGTCCAGGCGGATCCAATCGAGAAGCCGTTTCCGTGGCAGGCGCAGCCGAAGAGGGTGCTCAAGCTTGAACTCACTGACGGCACTCTCCGGATGCAGGCCATCGAGTTCGAACCGGTGCCATGCATGAGCGCCGACATGCGGCCTGGCGTCAAGCTCCTCATCACGGGTCCCGTCGAGTGCCGGCGGGGCGTGATGTTCCTGCGTGCAGACAATGTGCGTGTCCTCGGCGGCATGGTCGAATCTCTTTTGGAAGGTAACAGTCGAGAGGCAGTGCTCTGTCGAGTGCTGGGTCGAGACCTTGCTCAAGTACTGGATGGCGTGCCGCGCCCGCTAACTGCTGACCGCCCGGAAAGGGACCGCGAGGACACGAATGATCGCCAGAGTATTAACGATCGGCCGCCTGACCATCCGGTGCGAGTTCCTGGAGCGAGTGGATCACCGCGAATAGACAGTGATTTCCACATTATCAGCAGAGCGACGACCATTCCATTGGCGAACAGCAACTCGACAACAGTGCGAATGACCTCCTCAGTGTTGGATGTTGACCATGAGTGGGATAGAGCTGATAGGGCAGGCATGGATCCTGATGATGTGTTGATGAGCCAAATAGACTTGGGCAATCTAGAACCAGAAGCTGAAATCCACGACTGCGTTGACGAGGATGTTGACGAAGACCTCCTTCGGGAGCAGCTTGAATTCCAAGCACAGGCTGCAGGTGATTCAGTATTGCAGGACACTGTCGGAACTGACGGACCCGATACTAGTGAGCCATACGTAGAGCCACGTTCGAGTGCTTGTACTCGCGGAGCAACCACAAATGACGAGGCACTGAATGAGGAGTCCCGACAACGAAATGTTGGCGGACGGTCCTCACCGTCTCTTCCGTACACACAGCTTAGCTCCGTTTTGAAAGGTGGCAAGCATCCAGACAGCTCTGAGGTTGTGATTATCAAGGGCTACATTTCCACACCGACAAGCAAACTCAAGGTTGGTCCAGAAGAGACATGGCAGCTTTCAGCCATTGTTACCGATGACACTGCTTCGTTGGAAGTGGATATTGAAAATTCCTTGTTGGCAAATTGGATGGGCTTGACTGCAGCTGATGCAAAAAAGAAGTGCAAGCTGTCTTCGAAATTCAAGGAGTTCTTTGCGGGGAAGGTGGCAGAATGTCAAGAAAAAATGAGGTCTTTGAATGGGCTGCTGACGATCAGTTTCTCTGGCAGTGATACAAAGTTGCCTGTGTTGCTAAACTACGATGAATGGAAGCAAGACTGAAGCATTTTCTGATGAGTTGCCATCTGTGGTGGCACGTGTGCTCTTGATGCCAGATTCTGTACTTGTTATAATGCCTTTATTGCAGGGCACTCTAGCTATGAACCATATTTTTCTGTTAAAATGGCAATGGCATGATAGACAGGGTGATAAGTTGAAACGTTTTTAGCAGCAGTAAGAGGTAAACAAGTGTTGCTGACATATAAATGTTTCAATgaactgacacacacacacacacacacacacacacacacacacacacacacacacacacacacacacacacacacacacacacacacacacacacacacacacacacacacacacacacacacacacacacacacacacacacacacacacacacacacacacacacacacacacacacacacacacacacacacacacacacacacacacacacacacacacacacacacacacacacacacacacacacacacacacacacacacacacacacacacacacacacacacacacacacacacacacacacacacacacacacacacacacacacacacacacacacacacacacacacacacacacacacacacacacacacacacacacacacacacacacacacacacacacacacacacacacacacacacacacacacacacacacacatatatatatatatatatataaacagtgCAATGCCCGCAGACACTGTAATGGGCAGAAGCTGGACAGCTACAAGCAACACTAGTGCTTTTATTATGTCAAGTGGTATTATGTGTATGTTtacatgtatatatgtatgtacagTGAATGAACAACTTTTATGAAACAGTGCTATTCTCTTCCACATGCCATTGTTAACCAGTGTGAACTACTGGTGCAGCTCACATATTGACCTGAAATCTGTGCCTTGCAAACTTTTTGAAGCCTGTTACTCATTTCCACTTCGCGTATTCACTACAGGATGAAAGAGTTCTGCATTTCGGTTCACCCAATTGCATTAATATTCAACTTGCAGTCTCTCATTTttgaaaaaacacacacacttcAGCAACCAAGATAACTCCCATGCATGCACTCTAGTCCTATATCAATTCtgtatgtgtgcatgtttgtAACGTGACTTGGTGTTCATATCTAAACAATACTATTTCAGAGCCAGTTGTTAGACAAATTTAGAATAGGGTATGTAAAGATAGTGTCCATTGGGTATAATGCGCCCTTTTATCACTTAACAGGGTTATCCATAAGGATAGCGTATGATGCGTGTGCAGTGGTGACAAATGCTAATGCTGAGCTTATTGTATCCTATTATAAAGCTGTCTATTGTGGAAATATGTTGCCATATTGATCCTACCCTTAATTTGCAAAGCTTTTCCTGGCTAACCAAAGGCAGTTGGATCATATTTATTCATGTCGGTCATCTATCCACCCATCAAGCTGTTGGCTAGTAAATGTTAATCATGCCTAGTGTTGGCTGACTTTTTACTAAAATTGGGCAATGTTGTCTGAGGTTTGGCTAGTTGCTTGCTAATATTGGCTAGGCGTGCCTTTGAAGCGGTCACAGTGCTGGAAGAAATGGACTAGAGAGTAGTGAACTGTCTGTGTCTTTCAGCCCTATAACAGCACTATATCTCTTTCAAATGTATGTGACCAAACAGCCCAAAAATCTCTACATCTAGAGGTGTGTAATAGTTTGGCACTGTGTGCTGATTTTTACAAGTGGTAGCCAGTTGTGTCTAGGTCTGAATAATGTGAATTAACTACTGGCTAGCTATGGCTAGTGCGATGATGTGCATATCATAAACAGCTTGTGTGTCTGCATTTCTGCATAGTGACTACCAGTGGTTACAGCTGGTTGTGTGGCATAGCACTGTATAGCATAGCCAAACTGCGAGTCCTGTTGTCTAGCTATTTATACATGTTTGCTAGGACAGATTTATGTTAGCTAAATGTCAGCTAGTACTAGCCAACCTTGGACATAGACAGGTATAGTTCGCTGCTCACTTCTGTAGTGAAGTTACAAATATTGCATGAAGGCTGCTAGGACTCAACCATTTGTATTCTAGCATTCCTCGACTATGATTAAATGCTTAAATGCACTAGTGCATGCTGTTTATAATAAGTCCATTGGTCCTCTGTAGCATGCATCTTTGCTCGACAAAACTGCCATATGTGCTGAAATGTGAGTGCCGATGTTATTTCACACCATAAACTTGCCTCGTAACAATTGACTTCAGTCAAGGAATGTGCTATTAACCAGCTCCTGAGTGACTGCTTTGCATTATGTCTGCTCCCACAGTGTAGTTCTCCTCAAATTTTGTCATATGTTGTGTACTCTGGCTGATGTTTCTGAAGGCACGATAGAACTTATTTTTGAATTGTATTTGATGTTACCTTGTTCAAAACAATTTGATGATAAACTCATAGTTATTTATTTATAGTGTTTCATAGCAGAACTTGAACACTATTAAAGGGGTCATAACCCATCTCTTGTGTTTGGTGAAGAAGCGCATCTTTCCGAAAGCAGACACTACTATGAACAACTCAGTCTTATCTGGCTGTCATGTGTGACAAGGAGAGTTTACTAGCAGATCACGAATCACATTTTCTCGGGCGATACAGAGGCCTTTTCTCACTCTCTTCTGAGCTACTTGTACCTGCTATTTGACATGACATAGCAGATAGCATGCAGTTCGCCAACATCCGACATAAATCAAGTGGGGTGTTTGGATCTTTTGTCAAGAGGTGTCGCCACGTACCGGCTCTGTGCTCCATGGTTTACGGACATTACACAGTAAATCACACTAGGGTGCACAAGAATCACAGTGGGAGGGGGTGATCGTGTTTCATCTCAAGGTCATGGCACATACTGAGGTTAACTTCTTTCACGTAAGTTTGGGTAGGCTGGTATTCCATTTCAGTGCCTAGCATACACACAACACTTACGCTGCCTGCCATCTCTGCTGATGCTACGTGCAAGTTTCTTACTTCGATGCAGGGGTATTTGGGAGATCTGCGGCATAACAAAGCTGGACTGTTCATCTTAAACAAATTTGATTTATAGGTCGCTTGACTGGTATTATATGGGCTCTAATAAAATTTGATCAATGGTTTCAAGTGAAAATTGCTTCAACTGTTAGTGTTCTTACCAACGTGTTGGCTGGAATGTGCCAAAACTACTCTGTATCAGACAAGAACTACATAAATTATATGCTTGGTACCCTAACTTCATTCCTATTTGTTGTTTAATTCGTAACTTAATGGTCAATTGATTGTTACTTATTGGTCGCTTG
Above is a window of Rhipicephalus microplus isolate Deutch F79 chromosome 1, USDA_Rmic, whole genome shotgun sequence DNA encoding:
- the LOC142769446 gene encoding uncharacterized protein LOC142769446, whose product is MNPDGRNRLTEFSRNFNGSSMYASYVTAWNRVVLCYEGSSSGPQGGSRSMDRQVTAIRNFFRRLFSRNNDVAAPAERNADDAESVAGGTASHANAASKHDEQLGDHKDPRDDHKKQVARPTQLKSPFTHSLKCGKF
- the LOC119185862 gene encoding recQ-mediated genome instability protein 1 is translated as MSQVDDLAERFAQQSIIVNRSWLQACARHVQEESAAPEQRTTFGGDVYKQVYYQLLVTNLWELGMACLPESALTAHKLMLKGSFFLQVDCVRDISQPAYSQLLKITKAENPNTVVQADPIEKPFPWQAQPKRVLKLELTDGTLRMQAIEFEPVPCMSADMRPGVKLLITGPVECRRGVMFLRADNVRVLGGMVESLLEGNSREAVLCRVLGRDLAQVLDGVPRPLTADRPERDREDTNDRQSINDRPPDHPVRVPGASGSPRIDSDFHIISRATTIPLANSNSTTVRMTSSVLDVDHEWDRADRAGMDPDDVLMSQIDLGNLEPEAEIHDCVDEDVDEDLLREQLEFQAQAAGDSVLQDTVGTDGPDTSEPYVEPRSSACTRGATTNDEALNEESRQRNVGGRSSPSLPYTQLSSVLKGGKHPDSSEVVIIKGYISTPTSKLKVGPEETWQLSAIVTDDTASLEVDIENSLLANWMGLTAADAKKKCKLSSKFKEFFAGKVAECQEKMRSLNGLLTISFSGSDTKLPVLLNYDEWKQD